A single region of the Borrelia hermsii DAH genome encodes:
- the fusA gene encoding elongation factor G yields the protein MEIRNIGIMAHIDAGKTTTTERIIYYTGKTHKIGDVDSGNTVTDWMTQEQDRGITISSAAITCYWKDHQINIIDTPGHVDFTAEVERSLRVLDGGIVVFSAVDGIQAQTETVWRQASKYGIPRLAYVNKMDRVGANFFKVVEDIRNKFGIVPIVLQIPIGSENNFEGVIDIIRNKELHFELRDGKPIVLEDVVREEFVENVKIFKENLIDSLSNFSERITELFLENSVIDDSLIIEEIRRCTISGFIIPVLMGTSLKNIGIEPLIDAIVDYLPSPFEKKINAYSLKTDRSVSIEPKDEKRLSALVFKVQYFSAIAAHLYFIRVYSGELSSSKRVLNIAKNKREKFTRIFRVFSNKNEQIDEVKAGDIGAVIGLKYSITGDTLVEEGNEIMLEPLVFPEPVVLISIEPERASDDGRLKEVLEIITKEDPTFSYKESKETGQLLVSGMGELHLEIIVMRIRDDFKLNVYTGKPQVSYRESLSVTVNDVFEFVNMFAGKELNLKIGMIVSPLMRGEGNKIEFECNVEPLFKAAILRGITSSFSSGIIGYPIIDVGVKITSLDYDKSKVNESVIESIAGLAFNEFFKRANPIKLEPIMILEIRTPIEYTGEVVSTLNFVGGMIHSISNIEDYEIIKAEAAFEKLFGYTSILRSATKGRGVFTMEFSYFKEKCE from the coding sequence ATGGAAATTAGAAATATTGGGATTATGGCACATATTGATGCTGGTAAGACTACTACTACAGAAAGAATTATATATTATACTGGTAAGACTCATAAAATAGGCGATGTTGATTCTGGTAATACTGTTACTGATTGGATGACGCAAGAACAAGATAGAGGTATTACAATTAGCTCTGCTGCTATTACTTGTTATTGGAAGGATCATCAAATAAATATTATTGATACTCCTGGGCATGTTGATTTTACAGCTGAAGTTGAAAGGTCTCTTCGTGTTCTTGATGGTGGTATTGTTGTCTTTAGTGCTGTTGATGGAATTCAGGCACAAACCGAAACTGTTTGGAGACAAGCATCAAAGTATGGTATTCCAAGGCTTGCTTACGTTAACAAAATGGATCGCGTAGGAGCTAATTTTTTTAAAGTAGTTGAGGATATAAGGAATAAATTTGGTATAGTTCCAATAGTTTTACAAATTCCAATTGGCAGTGAAAATAACTTTGAAGGAGTTATAGATATTATTCGCAATAAAGAATTGCATTTTGAACTTAGAGATGGCAAGCCTATTGTGCTTGAGGATGTGGTTCGTGAGGAGTTTGTTGAGAATGTTAAAATTTTTAAGGAAAATTTAATAGATTCTCTTAGTAATTTTAGTGAAAGGATTACTGAGCTTTTTCTTGAAAATTCTGTTATTGATGATTCCCTTATAATTGAAGAGATTAGAAGATGTACTATTAGTGGTTTTATTATTCCTGTTTTGATGGGAACTAGTCTTAAAAATATTGGTATAGAGCCTTTAATTGATGCGATTGTGGATTACCTTCCAAGTCCTTTTGAAAAAAAAATTAATGCGTATTCTTTAAAAACGGATAGAAGTGTGTCAATTGAGCCTAAAGATGAGAAAAGGTTATCCGCACTTGTGTTTAAGGTTCAATATTTTAGTGCAATTGCTGCACATCTTTATTTTATTAGGGTATATTCAGGAGAGCTAAGTTCGTCTAAAAGGGTTCTTAATATTGCTAAGAATAAACGTGAGAAATTTACAAGGATTTTTCGGGTTTTTTCAAATAAAAATGAGCAAATCGATGAAGTTAAAGCAGGAGATATTGGGGCAGTTATTGGGCTTAAATATTCTATAACGGGAGATACTCTTGTTGAAGAGGGAAATGAGATTATGCTTGAGCCCTTGGTATTCCCAGAGCCAGTTGTCTTAATATCTATTGAGCCAGAGAGAGCATCTGATGATGGTAGGCTTAAAGAAGTCCTTGAAATTATTACTAAAGAAGACCCTACGTTTAGTTATAAGGAAAGTAAGGAAACGGGGCAATTATTGGTGTCTGGAATGGGTGAACTACATCTTGAGATTATTGTTATGAGGATTAGAGATGATTTTAAACTTAATGTTTATACAGGTAAACCCCAAGTAAGCTATAGAGAGAGTTTAAGTGTTACAGTTAATGATGTGTTTGAATTTGTTAATATGTTTGCAGGTAAGGAACTTAATTTAAAAATTGGGATGATTGTTAGTCCTTTGATGAGAGGCGAGGGAAATAAAATTGAGTTTGAGTGTAATGTTGAACCTTTGTTTAAAGCTGCAATATTAAGGGGTATTACTTCTTCCTTTTCAAGTGGCATTATTGGGTATCCGATTATTGATGTGGGGGTTAAGATTACTTCATTAGATTATGATAAATCTAAGGTCAATGAGTCTGTCATTGAGTCAATAGCAGGTCTTGCTTTTAATGAATTTTTTAAAAGGGCAAATCCTATTAAGCTTGAACCAATAATGATATTAGAAATTAGAACTCCTATTGAATATACTGGGGAGGTTGTCTCTACATTAAATTTTGTTGGTGGTATGATTCATTCTATTAGTAACATTGAGGATTATGAGATAATAAAAGCCGAAGCAGCTTTTGAAAAACTTTTCGGATATACTTCTATTTTAAGAAGTGCTACTAAGGGCAGAGGAGTTTTTACTATGGAATTTTCATATTTTAAAGAAAAATGTGAGTGA
- a CDS encoding ROK family protein — MQGENMVSIRGGNRKKILLSLKNMQYSRTDLARKLALTNAAVTILTNHMIKENILVEVGSKESGIKKHGRKEILLDINKDFAYSMGVIISSNYFQIGIANLKCEVLISEIYSFEPPVSAYEILEKIKDHMIEIIWKHNFSRDKFIGLGFSITGIIKDKESGIVNDSHGAWIEKDVPVKAILEEYFSLTVYLESYVKNLSLAEFMGKNVDNIMFFDYTDTAELSIWSDGNVYSGFNNKSGMVSHMVIDYGGEKNCPTCGNKGCVNMLISNFALQRLISKEFMNGEIPELYDKYEGRLKKVTIYDIFALHDKYEFIHKIMEDTVKYLAIVIINIQRVLDFNYLVLYGQSFKLKSFFDLLKEEIKRLNKESIILKLSSLDTEVSVVGPASSVIFNKFYLTGGDID; from the coding sequence ATGCAGGGTGAGAACATGGTTTCAATTAGAGGTGGTAATAGAAAAAAAATACTCCTTAGTTTGAAGAATATGCAGTATTCAAGGACAGATCTGGCTCGTAAATTAGCATTGACGAATGCGGCTGTGACTATTCTTACTAATCATATGATCAAGGAGAATATTTTAGTTGAAGTTGGTTCGAAGGAATCAGGCATCAAAAAGCATGGGCGAAAAGAAATACTTCTTGATATCAATAAAGATTTTGCATATTCAATGGGGGTAATTATTTCAAGTAATTATTTTCAAATAGGAATTGCAAACCTTAAATGTGAGGTTTTAATAAGTGAGATTTATTCTTTTGAACCACCGGTTAGCGCTTATGAGATCTTGGAAAAAATTAAAGATCACATGATTGAGATTATCTGGAAACATAATTTTTCAAGGGATAAATTTATCGGATTGGGATTTAGTATTACTGGTATCATTAAGGATAAGGAATCTGGCATTGTTAATGATAGTCATGGTGCATGGATTGAGAAGGATGTACCTGTTAAGGCTATATTAGAAGAATATTTTTCACTTACCGTATATCTTGAGAGTTATGTTAAAAATCTTTCTCTTGCTGAATTTATGGGTAAGAATGTAGATAACATTATGTTTTTCGATTATACAGATACCGCTGAGCTTTCTATATGGTCTGATGGTAATGTTTATTCTGGATTTAATAATAAATCTGGTATGGTTAGTCATATGGTGATTGATTATGGAGGAGAGAAGAATTGTCCTACATGTGGAAATAAGGGGTGTGTTAATATGTTAATATCTAATTTTGCACTTCAGCGTTTAATTTCAAAAGAGTTTATGAATGGAGAGATTCCTGAGCTTTATGACAAATATGAGGGTAGGCTTAAAAAAGTTACGATATATGATATTTTTGCTCTTCATGATAAATATGAATTTATACATAAAATAATGGAAGATACAGTAAAATACTTGGCAATAGTTATTATCAATATTCAAAGGGTGCTTGATTTTAATTATTTAGTGCTTTATGGGCAAAGTTTTAAACTTAAGAGTTTTTTTGACTTATTAAAAGAAGAAATAAAGAGGTTGAATAAAGAGAGTATAATATTGAAGCTTAGTTCTCTAGACACTGAAGTATCTGTCGTTGGACCTGCTTCTAGTGTTATATTCAATAAATTCTATTTGACAGGGGGAGATATTGATTAA
- the ffh gene encoding signal recognition particle protein yields MFEKLGAGFRDFVKYVSGKSVINEKNIEDAIDTIKDALIEADVNLRVVRRFVNSVAEEAKGIKVLRDVDPKSQFVKIVNDKLVNFLGDKHSELILNPVNKLSCILMLGLQGSGKTTTCAKLAMRLKSENRKVLLVAADTFRAAAVDQLRVLGEQIGISVFAIESENDPIKVVKKSIEYAKVELFDTVIVDTRGRLEVEDLLLKEIKKIKDIVTPTETILVADAMTGQVAVNIAKEFNESVGITGVIFTKFDSDARGGAILSLKTICGAPIKFVGVGERPEDLDIFYPDRVASRILGMGDVVSLVEKAQSVIDKEEALRLEEKIRKANFSFEDYLNQFKYMRNMGGISSLMGMLPGVSPEMLGRGINERELKREEAIILSMTKKERVNPVILNSPSRKKRIALGSGTTVFEVNKLMKKFSQTILMMKKMKNKSFQNKITSLLGGKGGMVN; encoded by the coding sequence GTGTTTGAGAAGTTAGGTGCAGGTTTTAGAGATTTTGTTAAGTATGTATCTGGGAAATCTGTGATAAATGAAAAAAATATTGAAGATGCTATTGACACTATTAAGGATGCCTTAATTGAAGCTGATGTTAATTTAAGAGTTGTAAGACGTTTTGTAAATTCTGTTGCCGAAGAGGCAAAGGGAATTAAGGTTTTAAGAGATGTTGATCCCAAGTCTCAGTTTGTTAAGATTGTTAATGATAAACTTGTAAATTTTCTGGGTGATAAGCATTCCGAGCTCATTTTAAACCCCGTTAACAAATTGTCATGTATTCTGATGCTTGGTCTTCAGGGTTCTGGTAAGACTACAACATGTGCAAAACTTGCGATGCGGCTTAAATCAGAGAATCGAAAAGTTCTTCTTGTCGCTGCAGATACTTTTAGAGCAGCAGCAGTTGATCAGCTAAGAGTTTTGGGTGAGCAAATTGGTATTTCTGTTTTTGCTATTGAGAGTGAGAATGATCCTATTAAGGTTGTAAAAAAGTCCATTGAATATGCCAAAGTGGAGCTTTTTGATACTGTAATAGTAGATACTAGAGGGCGTCTTGAGGTTGAAGATTTATTGCTAAAAGAGATAAAAAAGATTAAGGATATTGTGACCCCTACGGAAACAATATTAGTTGCAGATGCAATGACAGGTCAGGTGGCTGTAAATATTGCTAAAGAATTTAATGAGAGTGTTGGGATTACGGGTGTAATTTTTACAAAATTTGATTCTGATGCTAGGGGCGGTGCAATACTTTCGCTTAAGACTATTTGTGGAGCTCCCATTAAATTTGTTGGAGTTGGAGAGAGGCCTGAGGATCTTGATATTTTTTATCCAGATAGAGTTGCTTCACGAATTCTTGGCATGGGAGATGTTGTTAGTCTTGTTGAGAAAGCCCAAAGTGTTATAGATAAAGAAGAAGCCTTAAGACTTGAAGAGAAAATTAGAAAAGCTAATTTTAGTTTTGAAGATTATTTAAATCAATTTAAGTATATGCGTAATATGGGTGGGATTTCTAGTTTGATGGGAATGCTTCCAGGCGTTTCACCAGAAATGTTAGGTCGTGGTATCAATGAGAGAGAACTTAAAAGGGAAGAGGCAATCATCCTTTCTATGACTAAAAAAGAGAGGGTAAATCCTGTCATTTTAAATAGTCCTTCAAGGAAGAAAAGAATAGCTTTGGGAAGTGGGACAACAGTTTTTGAGGTAAATAAGCTTATGAAAAAATTTAGCCAGACGATTTTGATGATGAAAAAAATGAAAAATAAGAGCTTTCAAAATAAGATAACATCTCTTTTGGGAGGTAAAGGAGGAATGGTAAATTGA
- the rpsP gene encoding 30S ribosomal protein S16, with amino-acid sequence MSVRIRLKRMGAKKRPYYRIVVMDSASPRDGRAIEELGYYHPVEMQNQVKINEDKFRDWIGKGAIPSDTVKRILNKNNFKVES; translated from the coding sequence TTGAGTGTTAGAATAAGATTAAAAAGGATGGGGGCAAAAAAGAGGCCTTATTATCGAATTGTAGTAATGGATTCTGCTTCGCCTAGAGATGGACGAGCCATTGAAGAGCTTGGGTATTATCATCCTGTTGAGATGCAAAATCAAGTCAAAATAAATGAGGATAAATTTAGAGATTGGATAGGCAAAGGAGCTATTCCAAGTGATACTGTTAAGAGGATTTTAAATAAAAATAATTTTAAAGTTGAGAGTTAG
- a CDS encoding KH domain-containing protein, whose translation MKEYGNEIELIEFVVKSLVDKRDEVKLNVVEGEKSTILELRVSANDVGKIIGRRGRIARAIRTLLSACAAKTNRRVQLEILD comes from the coding sequence ATGAAAGAGTACGGTAATGAAATTGAACTTATAGAATTTGTGGTAAAATCTCTTGTAGATAAAAGAGATGAGGTCAAGTTGAATGTAGTTGAAGGTGAGAAATCAACTATTTTAGAATTAAGAGTTTCTGCAAATGATGTTGGAAAGATAATTGGAAGAAGAGGGCGCATTGCAAGGGCTATTAGGACACTTCTTAGTGCTTGTGCTGCTAAAACAAATAGGAGAGTTCAGCTAGAAATTTTGGACTAA
- the rimM gene encoding ribosome maturation factor RimM (Essential for efficient processing of 16S rRNA) yields MFVKGIILSSYGINGYAKVKSISNNFNDFLDLKGSKLVLKKECCSSIEVKVEDVSLMNKSLLLKFEEFDAPEPIKDLIGFELWVNDEFASKLEEDEYYFGELIGYKLINNGQELGVVVSFYECVKSILLEVKVGSKLFFVPFLNVYLGDINRELKTIELKVLDLLK; encoded by the coding sequence ATGTTTGTAAAAGGCATAATATTGTCATCTTATGGAATTAATGGATATGCTAAAGTTAAGAGCATATCCAATAATTTTAATGATTTCCTTGATTTAAAGGGTAGTAAGTTAGTTTTAAAAAAGGAATGTTGTTCGTCAATTGAAGTTAAAGTTGAAGACGTATCTTTAATGAATAAGTCATTATTATTGAAATTTGAAGAATTTGATGCCCCCGAGCCTATTAAGGATTTAATTGGTTTTGAGTTATGGGTAAATGATGAATTTGCATCTAAATTGGAAGAAGATGAGTATTACTTTGGCGAGCTTATTGGTTATAAGCTTATTAATAATGGACAGGAATTAGGAGTTGTTGTATCTTTTTATGAGTGTGTAAAGTCGATTCTTCTTGAGGTTAAAGTTGGAAGTAAATTGTTTTTTGTTCCCTTTTTAAATGTTTATCTTGGAGATATTAATAGGGAATTGAAAACTATTGAGCTTAAGGTATTAGATCTCTTAAAATGA
- the trmD gene encoding tRNA (guanosine(37)-N1)-methyltransferase TrmD, giving the protein MKITILSLFPSIITPFFENSIMKKVVDRGIISYEVISIRDFSDDKHKRCDDIPYGGGAGMVLKAPPISAALEYVNAKSKTTIFVSPSGLKYTQKLAYDLSKKSELVIICGRYEGLDQRVIDLYVDLEVSVGDYVLSSGEVAALVIIDSVYRLLDGAINPSSLLEESFSFDCGLLEYPHYTRPYEFKGLEVPDVLLSGHHEEIKKWRFIKSVEKTKKNRYDLYLKYLEMIGENDGFSKKN; this is encoded by the coding sequence ATGAAAATTACGATTCTCTCTTTATTTCCTTCAATCATTACCCCATTTTTTGAAAATTCAATAATGAAAAAAGTTGTAGATAGAGGTATCATAAGTTATGAGGTCATATCTATTCGTGACTTTTCTGATGATAAACATAAAAGATGTGATGATATTCCTTATGGCGGAGGTGCAGGTATGGTTTTGAAAGCCCCGCCTATCTCTGCTGCTCTTGAGTATGTAAATGCAAAATCAAAAACCACAATCTTTGTAAGTCCATCTGGATTGAAATATACTCAAAAATTGGCTTATGACTTGTCAAAGAAGAGTGAACTTGTTATAATTTGTGGAAGATATGAAGGGCTTGATCAACGCGTGATTGATTTATATGTTGATCTTGAAGTTTCAGTTGGAGATTATGTATTGTCTTCAGGTGAAGTGGCTGCTCTTGTTATAATAGATAGTGTATATAGATTGTTAGATGGGGCAATAAATCCAAGTTCCTTGCTTGAGGAATCTTTCAGTTTCGATTGTGGCCTACTTGAGTACCCTCATTATACTAGGCCTTATGAATTTAAGGGGTTGGAAGTTCCTGATGTGCTTCTTTCAGGTCATCACGAGGAAATAAAAAAATGGCGGTTTATTAAGTCTGTTGAAAAAACAAAGAAAAATAGATATGATTTGTACCTTAAATATTTGGAAATGATAGGAGAAAATGATGGATTTAGTAAGAAAAATTGA
- the rplS gene encoding 50S ribosomal protein L19, producing MDLVRKIEAKGKRTESFDFRAGDTIRVSYRIIEGTNERVQNFEGLVISIQNKGIGQTFLVRKISSGVGVEKIFPMHSPIIEKVQVLKRGKVRRAKLYYMRNRIGKAAMKVKERLDIKKLK from the coding sequence ATGGATTTAGTAAGAAAAATTGAGGCTAAAGGAAAGAGAACAGAAAGTTTTGATTTTAGGGCAGGAGATACTATACGTGTTAGTTATAGGATAATTGAAGGCACTAATGAGAGAGTTCAAAATTTTGAGGGTCTTGTTATATCTATTCAAAATAAAGGTATTGGACAAACTTTTTTAGTTAGAAAAATCTCTTCAGGGGTTGGGGTTGAGAAAATTTTTCCAATGCATTCACCTATTATAGAAAAAGTTCAGGTTTTAAAGCGAGGAAAGGTAAGACGGGCTAAACTTTATTATATGAGAAATAGAATTGGTAAAGCTGCTATGAAGGTGAAAGAGCGTCTTGATATTAAGAAGCTTAAATAA
- a CDS encoding EscU/YscU/HrcU family type III secretion system export apparatus switch protein, which translates to MSGEKLALLIKYDTKFPAPFILAKARGEKALRIKELAKQEGIPIVEDKYLSESLFLINEGDFIDFKYFKVVAQILSVVYKLKSNKL; encoded by the coding sequence ATGAGTGGAGAAAAATTAGCTTTATTGATTAAATATGATACTAAATTTCCAGCGCCTTTTATTTTAGCTAAGGCCAGAGGAGAGAAGGCTTTGCGCATTAAAGAACTTGCTAAGCAAGAGGGTATTCCTATTGTGGAAGATAAATATTTGTCTGAGAGCTTATTTTTGATTAATGAGGGTGATTTTATTGATTTTAAATATTTTAAAGTAGTTGCACAGATTTTATCTGTTGTATATAAATTGAAGAGTAATAAACTATGA
- the coaD gene encoding pantetheine-phosphate adenylyltransferase — translation MRVALFPGSFDPVTWGHIDLVKRASLIFDKVIVLVANNSAKNYLLSDVERYELTFEVIASLGWSKIFVDRYDGIILDYALKNDIGFIVRGVRAFHDFEFEFERYVVNNKLSPLVDTIFLPSSDRYLFVRSDLVKELIKNKNFDLSSFIPELVQKKLKSKFIDKLS, via the coding sequence ATGAGAGTAGCATTATTTCCTGGTTCATTCGATCCTGTTACTTGGGGACATATTGATTTAGTGAAGAGAGCATCATTAATTTTTGATAAGGTTATTGTTCTTGTTGCTAATAATAGTGCTAAGAATTATTTGCTTAGTGATGTTGAGAGATATGAGCTTACTTTTGAGGTTATTGCGTCTTTAGGATGGTCAAAAATTTTTGTGGATAGGTATGATGGGATTATTTTGGATTATGCTTTAAAGAATGATATTGGTTTTATTGTTAGAGGAGTTAGAGCTTTTCATGATTTTGAATTTGAATTTGAAAGGTATGTTGTTAATAACAAGCTTAGTCCTTTAGTAGACACAATATTTTTACCAAGTAGTGATAGATATCTGTTTGTAAGGTCAGATCTTGTTAAAGAATTGATAAAGAATAAAAATTTTGATCTCTCAAGTTTTATTCCAGAGTTAGTGCAAAAAAAGTTGAAATCTAAATTTATTGACAAATTATCTTAA
- the rpmF gene encoding 50S ribosomal protein L32, protein MAVPKFKPSKSRSRTRRSINMRKKIPQLQECSNCGYLVIRHRVCLKCGYYKNIQYLELGL, encoded by the coding sequence ATGGCTGTTCCAAAATTTAAGCCTTCAAAGTCTAGAAGTAGGACGAGGCGCAGTATAAATATGAGGAAAAAAATACCTCAACTTCAAGAGTGTTCAAATTGTGGTTACCTTGTAATAAGGCACAGAGTATGTTTAAAGTGTGGCTATTATAAGAATATTCAATATTTAGAATTAGGATTGTAG
- the acpP gene encoding acyl carrier protein — protein MDQSEIFKKVRSIISEQLDKKEDEITMESRFVEDLGADSLDIYELLYLLEEAFDDKIPENEASEFETIGDVVAFIEKKKG, from the coding sequence ATGGATCAAAGTGAGATTTTTAAAAAAGTTAGGTCTATCATATCCGAGCAGCTTGATAAAAAGGAAGATGAAATTACTATGGAGTCTAGGTTTGTTGAGGATCTTGGTGCAGACAGTCTTGATATTTATGAACTTTTATATTTACTTGAGGAAGCATTTGATGATAAGATCCCAGAAAATGAGGCTAGTGAATTTGAGACTATAGGTGATGTTGTTGCTTTTATTGAGAAAAAAAAGGGTTAG
- the rnc gene encoding ribonuclease III, protein MGSAIVKLDVDRRRKLDEFLMGLHIDFNDIDLLNMSLSHSSYANEFDQKYANNERLEFLGDSVLNLIITDYLYKFYPEKSEGELSKARSYIVSEESLSSIARELNLGNYILLGRGEENNDGRNKKGIIADAIEAFVGALYLDGGFLKASAFVVELFEVHIRLMFNRGDFKDYKSLLQEYVQKKYKISPNYRLAKELGPDHNKIFCVELYVNDKFISNGKGKSKKEAEMIAAEMALKTIANIDL, encoded by the coding sequence ATGGGTTCTGCTATAGTGAAGTTGGATGTGGATCGGAGAAGAAAGTTAGATGAGTTCTTAATGGGTTTACATATTGATTTTAATGATATTGATTTGTTAAATATGTCTTTAAGTCATTCATCATATGCAAATGAATTTGATCAAAAATATGCTAATAATGAGAGATTAGAGTTTTTAGGAGACTCTGTTCTTAATCTTATTATTACAGATTATTTGTATAAATTTTATCCTGAAAAGAGCGAAGGTGAACTTAGCAAGGCCAGATCTTATATTGTTAGTGAAGAGTCTCTCTCTAGTATTGCCCGGGAACTTAACCTTGGTAACTATATTTTGCTTGGTAGGGGCGAGGAGAATAATGATGGCCGCAATAAAAAGGGTATTATTGCAGATGCTATTGAGGCTTTTGTTGGTGCACTTTATCTTGATGGTGGGTTTTTAAAAGCCTCAGCTTTCGTGGTAGAGCTTTTTGAAGTTCACATAAGGTTGATGTTTAATCGTGGTGACTTTAAAGATTATAAAAGCCTTCTGCAGGAATATGTTCAAAAGAAATATAAGATTTCGCCAAATTATAGGTTGGCTAAAGAGTTAGGTCCTGATCATAATAAAATTTTTTGTGTTGAACTTTATGTTAATGATAAATTTATATCTAATGGCAAAGGAAAATCTAAAAAAGAGGCTGAAATGATAGCAGCTGAAATGGCACTTAAGACTATTGCAAATATTGATCTTTAA
- a CDS encoding CCA tRNA nucleotidyltransferase: MNIGTNTKDIMKISKIFNNNNYEFFLVGGALRDLLLKKIPDDFDFTTNATPKEIMRLFPNNIQTGMKHGTISIIFNKKIFEVTTYRIDIDYENKRSPKEVKFTKSLNEDLQRRDFTINSIAMNILNCEIIDYYNGKQDLNKKIIKCIGEPNKRFEEDALRILRAARFASTLDFTIDQNTLISMKYKKANILLLSKERINNEFIKLLEGKNPRKGIHYLQKINFFRYFFNTEINKKLKNKITLLNRNKFYLKAIVIFTSKKDIRCLREKLELLRFSNKDIKLILFYKTIINEINTLRIKKLHDVRILLSKATRENYKEILDIYKALKGRDNKLKFIMNKIKSKKLLNDPLSLKELKINGNDIKDLKLTDNKNIGEILNYLLREVLTNPKLNKKEILIKKIKDQYLQ, encoded by the coding sequence ATGAATATAGGCACTAATACTAAAGATATAATGAAAATTAGTAAAATCTTTAATAATAATAACTATGAATTTTTCCTAGTAGGAGGCGCTTTAAGAGACTTACTTCTTAAAAAAATACCTGATGATTTTGACTTCACAACAAATGCAACTCCGAAAGAAATAATGCGACTATTTCCAAATAATATACAAACAGGTATGAAGCATGGCACAATAAGCATAATTTTTAACAAAAAAATTTTTGAAGTTACAACTTACAGAATAGACATAGACTACGAAAATAAAAGATCTCCTAAAGAAGTAAAATTTACAAAAAGCTTAAATGAAGATCTTCAAAGAAGAGATTTTACAATAAACTCAATCGCAATGAATATACTTAACTGTGAAATAATAGACTACTATAATGGCAAACAAGACCTTAATAAAAAAATAATAAAATGTATAGGTGAACCAAACAAAAGATTTGAAGAAGATGCTCTTAGAATACTAAGAGCCGCAAGATTCGCATCCACGCTTGACTTTACAATTGATCAAAATACATTAATCTCCATGAAATATAAAAAAGCAAATATCCTGCTTCTATCAAAAGAAAGAATAAATAATGAATTTATTAAACTTCTAGAAGGAAAAAACCCAAGAAAGGGAATTCATTATCTGCAAAAAATAAATTTCTTCAGATATTTTTTCAATACAGAAATAAACAAAAAATTAAAAAATAAAATTACCCTCTTAAACAGAAACAAATTTTATTTAAAAGCAATAGTTATCTTTACAAGCAAAAAAGATATAAGATGTTTAAGAGAAAAGTTAGAATTACTTAGATTTTCAAATAAAGATATCAAATTAATATTATTCTATAAAACCATTATTAATGAAATTAACACTCTAAGAATTAAAAAATTACATGATGTTAGAATTTTACTAAGCAAAGCCACCAGAGAAAACTACAAGGAAATACTTGACATATATAAAGCCCTTAAAGGAAGGGATAATAAGCTTAAGTTTATAATGAATAAAATAAAAAGCAAAAAGTTACTAAACGATCCCTTATCTTTAAAAGAACTGAAAATCAATGGCAACGACATCAAAGACCTTAAGTTAACAGACAACAAAAACATTGGAGAAATCCTCAACTATCTATTAAGAGAAGTACTAACTAATCCCAAATTAAACAAAAAAGAGATCTTAATTAAAAAAATTAAAGATCAATATTTGCAATAG